From the genome of Anoplopoma fimbria isolate UVic2021 breed Golden Eagle Sablefish chromosome 1, Afim_UVic_2022, whole genome shotgun sequence, one region includes:
- the LOC129093784 gene encoding LOW QUALITY PROTEIN: T-cell surface glycoprotein CD3 epsilon chain-like (The sequence of the model RefSeq protein was modified relative to this genomic sequence to represent the inferred CDS: deleted 2 bases in 1 codon), with amino-acid sequence MVDTFTNLIFRVERSTNRTRNRGRLQKRNIMGVRATLAVLLLFIATVEAEGKGGVEFWSTNFTMICPGNGTWFKKLEHDENEENKGELELQYAGNNKGFYHCEYQEDGKTNRYYFFVKGKVCENCYELDASLVAVVIVADVVGTVCVMYIIYRCTKKKSSAGPSQASKAPARPGGRPPPAQNPDYEPLSPHTRSQDPYSVVNRMG; translated from the exons atggTGGACACATTCACAAATCTGATCTTTAGAGTAGAACGCTCTACAAACAGAACAAGAAACAGAGGTCGTCTTCAGAAAAGGAACATCATGGGTGTTCGGGCCACGCTCGCCGTTCTCCTTCTGTTCATAGCTACTGTCGAGGCTGAGGGCAAAG GAGGAGTAGAATTCTGGAGTACAAACTTCACAATGATCTGTCCTGGAAACGGGACTTGGTTCAAGAAACTAGAACATGac gaaaatgaagaaaataaaggagAGCTTGAACTCCAATATGCTGGCAACAACAAAGGCTTCTACCACTGCGAATACCAGGAGGATGGAAAAACGAATAGATATTATTTCTTCGTGAAAGGAAAgg TGTGTGAGAACTGTTATGAGCTGGATGCCTCTTTGGTTGCGGTGGTCATTGTTGCGGACGTGGTggggacagtgtgtgtgatgtacaTTATCTACCGGTGCACCAAGAAGAAAAGCTCAGCTGGACCCTCTCAAGCCTCCAAAG CTCCTGCTCGCCCAGGAGGCCGGCCTCCACCTGCCCAAAATCCTGATTATGAG
- the LOC129092403 gene encoding myelin protein zero-like protein 2 yields MCVKGLCFLTVLSGLAASGVLQVSGMHIYTSGDMEAVNGTDVRLKCTFQSSSAINPNAIVISWSFRPLKPGSNDESVFHYQQRPYPPLEGIFRKRVSWAGDVMGRDASIILQQVKFTYNGTYICQVKNPPDVHGTSGEIRLRVVTTASFSELLLLALAIGGGITAVVILLLIIVSCRRCKKRSQRQHEGNEEAPRKERKDPTAW; encoded by the exons ATGTGCGTAAAAGGGCTGTGTTTCCTCACCGTCCTGTCTGGACTCGCAGCTTCAG GCGTGCTGCAGGTCAGCGGGATGCATATATACACATCTGGGGACATGGAGGCCGTCAACGGGACGGATGTTCGTCTGAAGTGCACATTCCAGAGCTCCTCTGCGATCAACCCGAATGCCATCGTCATCTCCTGGAGCTTCAGACCCCTCAAACCAGGCAGCAACGATGAGTcg GTGTTCCACTACCAGCAGCGGCCATATCCTCCTTTAGAAGGTATATTTAGGAAGCGCGTCAGTTGGGCCGGCGATGTCATGGGCCGCGACGCCTCCATCATACTTCAGCAGGTCAAGTTCACCTACAACGGCACTTACATCTGCCAGGTGAAGAATCCGCCGGATGTCCACGGCACGTCTGGAGAGATTCGACTCCGTGTCGTCACCACAG CCTCTTTCTCCGAACTTCTACTTCTGGCGCTGGCCATCGGGGGTGGTATCACCGCTGTggtcatcctcctcctcatcatcgtGTCCTGCAGGCGGTGCAAGAAGAGGAGTCAGAGACAGCATGAAGGGAACGAAGAGGCTCCccgcaaagagagaaaagaccCCACTGCGTGGTAA